DNA from Debaryomyces hansenii CBS767 chromosome A complete sequence:
TATTTTGTAGATCAGGAGGGGTCAGAACATTTAGagatttgaataacaaCGAGGACGACGATGAAGAGGATAAGACAGATACCAATTTCTTTACAGGAGGAGAGAAATCAGCGTTGCAAGTGGAAGATCCAAATAAAAGGGGtgataaaaagaaagagaaatcGATAATTGAtcagatttttcaaagagCAAAGGAACAAATGGACCAACCTGACGAACGTCCTTCTTCAAATCAAGACCAACCAGAGGAGGTTCGTAAGTTCACCGGAACAGGCTTCAAATTGGGTGGAGAGAATGAGCCATCCGAACAAGTTGCGGATATGAATAGTCGTTTACCTAAAAAACCTAGCAAGGTCACCAGGGAGATTACATTCTGGAAGCAGGGATTCACAGTTGGCGAAGGAGCCTTACATAGATATGATGACCCAAACAATGCCAGTGTTTTGCAGGAATTGAATGCTGGGAGGGTCCCAATGTCGTTGTTGGATGTGGAGTTCGGCCAAGACGTTGACGTAAGTGTATTCAAGAAAACAGATGAAGATTGGGTTCCACCCAAGAGAAAAGTAGGAGGATTCTCTGGCCAAGGTCAAAGATTAGGGTCGCCTGTACCAGGAGAATCGTGTGGTGCGTCTCCAGCTCCAGAAGCTCAACCAGAGCCTACAAAGGAAACAAAACCAGAGGATAAGGGTGAAGGTGACTCTTTAGTCCAAATTAGATTTGCAAATGGTAAGAAAACTTCACACAAGTTCAACTCGACCGATTCTATTACGAAAGTCTACGATTTTGTGAGAACTCACCCTTTCACAGAATCTGATAAATCCTTCATTTTGACTCATGCTTTTCCAGTCAAACCTATAGAAGAATCCAATGATTTAACCGTTGGAGATGCTAAATTAAAGAATGCAGTGATCGTCCAAAGATGGATATGATTGCGATATTAGATAATTGTTGATGTACTTGATTGTATAGtctataatatcaatatgatttttatttatatatatatcctTCTATCTAACCGACTTAGACTGTATGAGCGCATTcctgaaaaaaaaattattgccataataaatctttttaAAAGAATATATCGTTATAAACCATTGCAAAAAAGGTATAGTTTTCTTCCATACCAACAAGCAGGGAGGTAAATATTTCCgaattaattcttcagtATTAGCCGTATTctatttaatgaatatatgTGTGCAACATAAATCTTATGATGATCAAAATCATACGACCCAATGTAAAGATAAGGGTATTGAACTTACTGAGTTATATTCGAATATCATTACAGATTCAAAAAAGATGCATAAACACTACCATACCCTGTACATATAGAAGCAAATTAGGGATTCCAAATATATTTGGTGCAAATGAAAGCATTGTTCAACTAAATAACGACTCAGCTAATGGAACTAATGAGTTTAATGATTATTCTAGCATTGACGATCTTCAAAtaagtttgaaaaattttatgaCAAGCAAGCCTGCATTTATAAACGCCTACAATGACTACAGAAAGAAGGATTTGTCTGTGACAAGAAAGTTTGGCGAGcttgatgaatttatttcaGGTATTCCTAAACCAAATTATCGAGCGATAGTTAGTACGAATGAGAATATGCCTCCCAATACAGGAAGTTTTATAGAGATTATTGATCCAAGTACCTCATGTGTTACTTTTGGTGTGGTACTTGAAGGATCGCAAACAAAATTCAACGAAAACTATAATAAGTTGTTGGTTTTGACAGTGGACAATAAGATCGAAAAGATATATCCACAAGATGTCAGTTTTCATCTTTCCCAAGTGCTTGATCCACATTGGATTAAAACATTACGAGTCATTGAAAATAGACACGATTCTACATTTGGCAACCGTTTGGTACTAGCGGATATTTTGAAACTATTTCTCGATAAAAGTCTTAATCGTTTACAACGTTTACAAGATCCCAATAATAATCAGTTTTCAATTGTATTTTCACAATACGCTACACcatttcaaatgaagaGCATTTCATTACCTGATATTTATGAGTCATTTAAATTACTGGATCCCGTTTTGTCAGACATCAATAGTTCCTATTATAACCAATCTGCATTCTTATTGAGTTGCCATTTAGGGATGATTAATTCTCCAGAAATGTGGCTAGTATCTTCGTGTTACGGAACCAACAAGCTAACTAATCTCGTAAAAGAAGGCTGTTCGAATGAGATAACTTCAGGCTCTCGTTATTTTGTGAATTCCATCACAAATATGGAATCGCTTTCAAAACTTTTTGACGATTTTGAAAATCCAATATATTTGGCTAAGTATAATACATTTTTGACGACGCTTTTTGGAGAACAGACTTCACAGAACCCTAAGtcatttgatgatttgaatgtttattttaatatctGGGAGGGCAAATACttcttaaatattattaccGTCATGAAGTTTTTTATAATCTATCCACATTCATTAATAAGAGATAGAATAGAGAAATTGACAATATTAGGGGGTCAAAGCATGGACCCCTGTACGACTTATAAGTTCCTTGAAGATTTAAAGATCTATAATAATAGGCGCCATCAGATGACAGATATATACCTTTCGGCGAATATAATGGGTAAGTCACTATTATCACAGCTATCCATATCGTCGATCAATGATCTACGCCCAACTTCAACCCAAGCGGAACTGGATAACTTCATGAACGAGAAAATAACCGACAAATTTCCACATTTAAGAAAATCCAAAGTTTATTACCAAGATCATATTGTTTACGGTTTGCCCTTCGGCAAATCTATTGATTCGAAACAGAAACTGTCATTGCTAGCCGTGTCACTAGAGAAAATAAACTCTAGAAAGTacttgataaatattcatatacCTGACATGATTACAAAACTTTCGCCTAGCAGTAActtatttgatgaaatagcATCTTCTAGTTTAAATATGAAGAGTTTAACcaaattgattaatgattcgaatataaatatttttgattcagACTTGATCGATAAGTTAAGTTTCCCAGATCATAATTTACGGGAGACTTCTGATTGGTTTTCAGTAGGCGATGTTTCGCAGAGAAGCAATAAGTATGATTCTGGcaacaaatcaaataacAATGTAACATGTATGACTGTTTCATTCGTGTACAATAAGTATGAGTCGAATCCATTTCTGgatttagaagaaaagatttctttctcttttgattcattaaattcagTACtgataaaaaatattgattggAACACCCTTGAAAAATGCTTAAATGGTGTCACAGAAGTTTCCCCATTTACATTGTTCAAAGAAAGAGCGAGCCGTTCcaaagataaaaataatgctgaattagatgatgatgacattcataatatgaattttatcttcaacGTAATGAAGAGTCATATCAAGATAAGAAATCTTGACGGAGCTTCAAATGTTGATCCATCTATTGCATTCCAGAATAACGATTCAAGCAatcttttgaaagaattgagTATAGTGAACAAATATGAGGACCAAGAAAAGGTGCTTACTACAATTGAATCTAAAACCCTTGAAAATCAACTAGAATTGTCGAAATCAAAgtttttcatcaatgaaCTCGATAAATTTGTTGGAAAATTAACCTCAAGATATTGCTTGATGCATGATATTCCTATTTTGACCCATCACCAAGATATTCTTGagtcattaaataatgagCTGAATCCAGAATTGATTATGAAACGGGAAACCAGAgatttgaatgatgaaGCGTATATTTCTCATAATAACTTATTTTTGCCCAATTATCATGCGAACTCATACTTTCAAACGTTGATAGCGAGAGATTCGTCTGGGTATGTATCGATGAGTGCATATTTGATCggtttgaattatttaaccAAGCCTAACATAGAAGTATTCGcagatgaaaatttatcCTTCGTACCATTAGGAATAAATGATGGGTATGTTAGGATGTTTGGGGTTTTTACTGATTACGAAGTGTTGTTAAaccaattccaaatcttgtctcatattcaaaaattttccCAGGGGAACAATCCAGCCTTTTTTAAGGACAACGAACATTCTGCCATTATCAGACAGTTCAGTTATTTGAAACGATACGGCTATAAACTAAATGGGCCATTATCACACGACGCATTAAACCATCAATtgcataaaatattaaactCCTACAAATTGTGTGATCATTTAGGAACAGTGCATAAACATTTCTGGACCTTAAAATTGCTAGAGCAGAGGTTACTCCAAGAGACGTCCTTAGACTCAGGTACAACTGGTGTTACTTATGATTGTATAATTACTCGTGCCGGCTATGAAATACCCCTGATATCCAAAAAGATCGCCAGAGGTTATTGTTCCCAATTGAATATCGAAATTGACATAATGATTCCTCTTGATAGGGAAGTAACTATAGGAAACCAAATTATCTGTGACAAGGTAATGTTCTTAGATCCTATTGGAGGACACTGTGTTCTAAGAGAATCACAGTTACTCCATTAGCTGTATATACCTGTAAATATATCTTATAGACATCAACAGACCATTAATCTAGTACTATATATCTACCTGCatataatatttgaatttttttttcatcttgaCTCATGAATACTTATTCTATTTAATGCAACTATATTAGAGCTAAACTGGAAGCAATTAAGAAGGTTACGATATGTTTGTAAGTACTGAATTAGTAATTTGATccttatcaaaaatattgaatccttgaaaaaaatatactaaCCTAAATAGTCTAAAATTCAACCATCGCTTGAAGCATTGACTTCAATTGTTCAATCACatcaagatgatgaaaataagcCTAATTTGTATCCAATTTACAAATATGTTACAGCAGATGATTTGACTGTTCATAAAgcatatttgaaattagcAAAATTGAACGACCCAAAGAGATCAccatcatttttatttgagTCGGCAGTTAACGGTGATACCGTTGATAGATACTCGTTTATTGGTCTCAATCCAAGGAAAGTGATAAGAACTGGTGAAGACGAAAGATTATTCCCTAAAGAGCATTGTAATGTTGATCCAATTACCATATTAGAAAAGGAACTTGCAAAgtataatcaaattcaattacCGGGATTGCCAAAATTTAGTGGTGGTGCAGTTGGTTACATTTCATATGATTGTATTAAATACTTCGAACCTAAGACTCGTAAGCCCTTAGAAGATGTATTACAGTTACCAGAAGCTGTGTTAATGTTATGTGATTTAATTGTTGCATTCGACCGTGTTTATGATAGATTTCAGATCATCAATAATGTGGCGGTTActgattcaaatgatttacaAGCAAGCTTCAATAAAGCTGCCGAAGCGATTGATAATGTGGAAAAGATTTTAAGATCCGAATCTAcaccagaagaaataaaccCAAAACAACCTCCAATCAAGGCTAATCAAACGTTCACATCAAACATAGGTCAAGAAGGTTACGAGGGCCATGTTTCGACCTTGAAGAAGCACATCTTAAAAGGTGACATCATCCAGGCGGTTCCATCTCAAAGGGTTGCTAGACCTACGTCATTACATCCATTCAACATATATCGTCATTTAAGAACTGTGAACCCATCACCATATTTGTTCTACATAGAtcttattgattttgagaTTATCGGTGCATCCCCAGAGCTTCTTGTGAAAGCGGATGAAAAGGGTAAGGTTGTGACTCATCCAATTGCCGGAACTGTGAAGAGAGGTAAAACTaacgaagaagatgaagcAAATGCCGAAATTTTAAGATCGAGTTTGAAGGACAGGGCGGAACACATCATGTTGGTGGATTTGGCCCGTAACGACATAAATAGAATCTGTACGCCGGAAAGCAACAAAGTAGACCGTCTCTTGACAATTGAAAGATTCTCTCACGTTATGCATTTGGTATCTGAAGTGAGCGGTACCTTGAGATCGGATAAAACGAGGTTTGATGCCTTCAGATCTATTTTCCCTGCTGGAACAGTAAGTGGTGCACCAAAGGTTAAAGCCATGGAGTTAATTGGTACACTCgagaaagagaagagaGGTGTTTATGCGGGTGCTGTTGGTCACTGGGGTTATGATGGTAAGACCATGGACACTTGTATCGCCTTGAGAACCATGGTTTACAAGAATGGCATTGCATATTTGCAAGCTGGTGGGGGAATTGTTTTCGACAGtgatgaatatgatgaataCGTGGAAACTATGAATAAGATGAAGGCCAACAATCAGACCATTATTGATGCCGAAAAGGTTTGgattgaaaaagttggACAAGAATAGGTATATAACTAATTAATGTTTTTAGAAAAGTAAATACTAATTGACAAACCGTACATACATACATATGatattatatacatatatatcGTCCAAATAATGGTAACTGTGGTGTAAATCAGTCGAGCTTGGTTGTTCATATATTCCTCAcatgattttatttaccTCGATTCAGTTGAACGTCGAGAAACGATGATCATCACCAAGAAATTCGAACTAACGAAATAACGagattattatataaatagacAGATTAGATATGAATCAGGCTACGATGAAGCTGTCAGAAGATGAATCTTCACCATCAATGTCCAGTAATACGGCTAATGCCAAAAATTTCTCTAGAACACCCACATCGTGGGACGCACTGGACGATATACTCTTGATGCATTTGAAGGACCAACAAAAGTTAGGATGGAAGGAGATTGCTAGCAACTTTACTAACAGAACTCCCAATGCATGTCAATTTAGGTGGAGACGTTTAAAGTCAGGGAACTTGAAGAACCCgccaaaatcatcatctggGTTGGGAAGTCCGGCAAGTGGCAGTAAGGTACCAGCCACAAGCGGTCTCAAGAAGAGCAAGAAAGGGCCAGGGAATGCAAGGTCGGTGTCTCCAAGTAATGATTCACCCAGTGCATTTTCATCGTACTCTCCCATTACTACTGCTACGTTTACGGGgtatgataataatattaataatgcttTAGCTGGATTAAACGCATTATCAAATACTCCTTCTAATATCTCGAGTCCGATGCCCAACTACCATATAGGCACGAATACCAACTCATCTACTCCTGGACTTAACTCTCCAGATGGGGGTAATCGATCCCATAGTTTGGGTCATAACCATTTCGACAATTCTCCTAGATCTGAGGTGTCGTTAGACCCCCAGTCACACCATGGAACTACTACAAATTCAGGCGGTGGATACTACGCTGATATATCTATTGACCCGACGATGAACTTACCTCATAATCAAGCTCACCCGCATACCCCAGGTCATTTGACACCACGAAACTCTACGTCTCAAGGCTCGCAAGCTAACTCAAACCGATCAAATCATCAAACTCATCCAATACCTCACAATGTTCAcaataattctataattCAGATTGTCAAAGATGATAGAACTTCTGTTTCTTCGGCTACAAGGGCGTCGGTGTCGTCTTTACCTTCCAAATCAATGAACATACCGCATCATCAACTGAATAATAGTGCATTGGCCCACTTACCTATATTATTTGGAGGTGGAAGTAGTATAAGCGGTCCTTCTAGAAATGCTAGTGTAAGTGGCATACCTAGTACGTATCAATCAACTACAGTTTCTAGCATCAGAAATGGAAGTGTTGGATCCCTGGGTTATTATTCGAGATCAGGATCTGTTGTTATTCCATTTACTGGAGATAAAAgagatgatgaaaatttaaagcCTGACTTGAAGAAAGCAGATTTCCCTgcaaatacaaaaaaaacTCCAAATAAGACTCATAATTCACAAAAGAACACTTCAAAATCAAGTACGCCAAATGCACAGGCAaccattttcaaaataccTTGGTCAATGGAAGAGGATGAGTTATTAATCAACCGTCGTAATCGAGAATTATCCTTTGCTGAATTATCCATTTTATTACCCCAAAGAACTGAAGGTGAAATATGGTCTAGAATTGATTACTTGGAAAAATTGAGAAACGGACATAGATCGTCTACATCCAGAGAACATAGAAAAGGAAGGCAATCCTCGATTGGATtagatgacgatgacgacTTTTATGATGAAGTGGACGATGTAATAGATGGAATTGATGTGAGcgaagatgacgatgaagacgatgatgTATTAGTCGATGATGACGAATCGTTACACCATGGGACTCggaagagaaagaagagaagaacCAGCTCTGCAGTAAACCCCTTAGCTGTAGGGGAAACACTTAGAAGAAAACTCAAATAATCTTGTATTTAATTCACGAAGGTCTGCTATAAAGATTTAGCCTTTTTTTACTGTACATGGGAacgtatatatatatatatatatatatatctaagAAAATTAGGAATAATGTTCGACATTTATACTTAATAAAGTTTTAAATCTTTCGTAATTTGATCTATCACTAACTTGGGAGCCGGTCCTAATCCTAAAACTGTAGCACTTCCAGCAGCAATTTGAGTTCTTCCAGCATCATGAACTATATATGCATTTACGTCTAATGAAATGGCTTGAGCAAATAATGTatccatttcttcttgattgGGCACCTGTAATGTGATTTTTGCTTGTCCGTTACCGTATTCCCATCTATTAACCATTTCAGGGTTGTATGCTTCAGATTCAGGGTTggatatttttttatataatgCTAACGTAGCATGCAGACATTGAGCTGCTGCTTTACCTTTACCCATTTTTAAATCTTGACGAACAATCAAAGTCATACGAACTTCACCTGGGACATCATTTAATGGCGTAGAATCGATATCAATACTCTCATCTTCAGAATCGTCTTCGTATTCTGACTCATCCTCCGTAGATAAATTCTCAACTGGAACctttggaatttttttcaggtcttttaattttgatcTAGAGCATTGCTTAGTTCCACAGTATTGACTAATACAGAAGCCGGTAATGAGAGATATTACCCCAACCGAAAGCAAATGCGACAAGTTCTGTTGTGACATGGTTTATCTTTATGGTCAATATTTGTAAAcgaatattttatttttcttgtaCTTGAGATATGGTGATGCTTTGATAGGACTATAAAATTAgttaaatatgaattatCTATTTACCACAATCTAATCAAGTTAAGTTATGCAAGAacattcttctttgaattaCCAGATTTCTTCTTACTTTTTGATTTAGGTTTTTCGATTTTGTTTGTATATGATCGCCAATTATTTACTCTTATGTCTCTCTCATCTTCCCACTTGTTAGCgagtttcttcttcaattctctttcttgtTGTACCTTCTTAAGTTCAGCCATTTTTTTAGCCTCttgctgttgttgaaaGTTtctttctatttcttcttgtttgaTCTCTTCGTTTAAGATTTCAGTAactatttgaagaatttgtttATAATTCTCTTCACTATAAGTATCTCCTtgtattatcttcttcgaCCTTAATAAGCGATTTTCTGCATCATTATAGATAGCTAGTAGACGTTTCTTTTCGTTTACGTACAATTTAGAGGTGTCATCTTGAGATTCAATTTCTGATTCACTTTCAGGtatatcaaatgataaaacCAATTCAGCTTTCTTTAGCCTATCAAAAGCATGTGGCGCATTTGGGTTTGATACCTTGTCAGGATGTATCAACAATGTTTTCTTTCTATAAGTTCttttaatttgattttgcaattggATATCTTTCTTGAGAGGATTAATTTCAAGGATGGAATAATAGTCCCATGGACAGCAGTTCAAGACCCTCTCTATCTCCCTATCCTTTACTAAAGCCAGTTCCTCGGTAGATAACACTCTATCTAGATCATCTGACATGGTAGAcgtaatttttcttgatgtTGACACTTTGGTATATCAGATCACTTCGAGATTCGGATCTTCACCACTAAAATTATTTCTCACCAAGTGTGTTGTAGCTtttcatatatatttaacaTTTATATATGCTTACTAGACTTCTGCTTAGGGTTTTTTCACATTTTAAAGCATCCAGAATGACATTTGCAACAAGTAATGAATGGAAACCACGGTACTTTGATATCGGtgttaatttttcagattcCATGTTTCAAGGTTGTTACAACGGTTCAACTACTCCAAAGCACCCAGCAGATATAGACAAGGTCATCGCCAGAGCACACTTGTTTAATGTGAACAAGATGTTGATTACAGCGTCATCTATCCAAGAAAGTGAAGAACATTTCGCTTTATGTAAAGAGCATCCAGGTATGTTCTATTCCACAGTAGGTGTTCATCCATGCACAGTGGCTCAGgaattttatcaaaaagaCGAAGAAATGAATGAGTTCACAGAAGAGTTGGTTCctgatgttgaaaatagGCTAAACAAATTACGTGATCTTGTAAAATTGGGATATGAAAATGGTTACGTGAAGGCATTTGGTGAAATTGGCTTAGACTACGATCGATTTCATTATGCATCTAAGGAACAGCAAATAACAATGTTCGGTAAACAATTAGAAGtgatatcttcattaaaagAGTTAAAACTTCCATTGTTCTTACATATGAGAAGTGCTTGTGATGATTTcatatcaattattaaacCTTTCATTGATAGAGGTGATATTTTAAAGGGTAATGGCGTAATTCACTCTTTTACAGGCTCAAAGGaagaacttgaaaaattatcagAATTAGGTTTCTATATCGGTATTAATGGCTGTTCTTTGAAAACAgatgataatttagaagTAGCCAAATTGATCCCGAAAGACAAATTAATGATCGAAACCGATGCTCCTTGGTGTGAAATTAGGAAAAGCCATTCAagttataaatatattactCCTTACCCAAACCAGTTTTATCCCGAAATATCAATGGAAGAGCCTAAGCCATCTTcagttgaagatgaatcaAATGGAACACACGTACAAGGTAAACAAAAACAGAAGCAAAAGCAAGCATCCAAACAACCCCAAATTAAGTTTGACGACTTCTTACCTTTTCCAACGATTAAGAAGGAGCACTTTGCTAAGCATCAAAACATAATAGACACAATTGCAAAACAGCGTAATCTAGAAAAGATAACGCAACCAATAGGGGAATTTGCATATCCATTAATAAGATCTCGAAACGAACCAGTATTTGTGGGCTACGTTGCTGAAATAATGTGTGAATTATATGACATCAAAGATCCTAAAGATATCGCAGACttcattgatttaatttatgAGAATACTTGCAAATTATTCCAAATATAGATTATGTATTACATGACATTTGTTAAAGACTAATATACAATAGATTTACAgttatataatacaaaaggcaaatattattatttaccAAATCCCTATAATAAACGTTCAACGTCTTCTGCGAAGTCTGGGAGATTCTTCCGTTATATGTACCCGTTGTCTTCCGAATCTTGTTGTTCTAATAGGAACATCATGATCAGGAGGACTTCTTCTACTTCTTGTGTCCCTTGTTAAAGTTTCAGGTCCCACTGCTTGCCTATTTGAGTGGCTTCGAGTCTTTCTGGTTTCGTGTATATTAGGATTGTCGTACTCGAGTCGATCCGTTAGTGGTAACCCTTCTGGCTGTGCTACagttttatcaaaattatcatttgtTGCATCTTGATCTGAAATATAATCTGGAATACGTATCTCTTCCACATCATCTATTTGTTCGCTACTGTAGTTAACTTCATCACCTCCTTGTTGCTCAGCTTCGTTAACCTctccaatttcttcttcttcctcatcTTCATCGCCAATATCAGAGTCTTCCACGTAATCCTCAGACTCATCACTCACTACaccttcatcttcatcttcaaaaatatccTCGTCATCCATAAGGTCATTTACTCCCTTTACATCTCTGGTATCTGGCGACATAGATGGCTCTTTACCActttcaattaataaattaatttttggtGGTTGTCTTACTGGAGTCAGCTTTTTCCTAAGGTTTACATCAATACCTGGATAACAGATGATgtaatcatcaatatcattatccCTTAAATTTATGTCCTCTTTTTCTTGACCCAAGTCTAAGTAGCACTCAATTTCTTTAGATGCCTCCTCTTCGAAAGAATACGGGTTGTTTATATCGTCCTTCAAAAAGTTGacaatatttgaaatgcTATTGTTGATAACAGGTTGAGACGGAAAGTTTGtactattattcaaattcgaAACAGGATTAGACGGCATAGCTGGAGCTGAATTAATTCCACCAGATGGACCGAACAACATAGGTTTCCAGAGCAACTTGCTATAGTTTAAACAGACGtactttttatttttccatttttcaattatgTAATTTATCTTTTGCAAATTGATAACTATCCCATATGAGTTAGTAATAGGATTTTTTATCAACGAATCCAACTGCTCCAAACCAACAACCACATCAGAAGGAATTATACCCGTGAGCTTGGATAGATTCtctattgaaattgatagGGTATTGctatttttatcattatttgtattgtTTAGGTACTTAGAGTGcaattcttttaatttcaatgcGATCgttattttccaataatttctATAACTCACCAATCCTAGATCGCTTAGCGGTTTCTCTGGGGTACCAAATTTAAACTCATGTCGACTTAATAGATAActaaaatcaat
Protein-coding regions in this window:
- a CDS encoding DEHA2A07568p (similar to CA1055|IPF17504 Candida albicans IPF17504) codes for the protein MLTRLSLRVFSHFKASRMTFATSNEWKPRYFDIGVNFSDSMFQGCYNGSTTPKHPADIDKVIARAHLFNVNKMLITASSIQESEEHFALCKEHPGMFYSTVGVHPCTVAQEFYQKDEEMNEFTEELVPDVENRLNKLRDLVKLGYENGYVKAFGEIGLDYDRFHYASKEQQITMFGKQLEVISSLKELKLPLFLHMRSACDDFISIIKPFIDRGDILKGNGVIHSFTGSKEELEKLSELGFYIGINGCSLKTDDNLEVAKLIPKDKLMIETDAPWCEIRKSHSSYKYITPYPNQFYPEISMEEPKPSSVEDESNGTHVQGKQKQKQKQASKQPQIKFDDFLPFPTIKKEHFAKHQNIIDTIAKQRNLEKITQPIGEFAYPLIRSRNEPVFVGYVAEIMCELYDIKDPKDIADFIDLIYENTCKLFQI
- a CDS encoding DEHA2A07590p (some similarities with uniprot|P34218 Saccharomyces cerevisiae YBL052C SAS3 Histone acetyltransferase catalytic subunit of NuA3 complex), which translates into the protein MTPKHNLLNSLRITNNKIYEDISLGHDVTDRSQRRKPPNNSYSIKKLVRSTMNGVDVADSKSSVGVNSNVTIIRPITKHFYVKIRYDRNNRKSRNILKIPIRRKLESKEHSLKDKNTNKATKYTGDEFSRELPYKGILKFPDCIINDTDPTRKDRELFHKLYHEGEQLRKSNQIDETPTVEEISAMHGSTESTPAPTGNNYLKSQIKKIQFRDYEIDTWYTSPYPEEYSQSKILYICEHCLKYMSSPISYERHQLKNCNLSNNHPPGIEIYRDLDTNIAVWEVDGRKNINYCQNLCLLAKLFLNSKTLYYDVEPFIFYVLTEIDKENPTKYHFVGYFSKEKLSNSDYNVSCILTLPIYQRKGYGNLLIDFSYLLSRHEFKFGTPEKPLSDLGLVSYRNYWKITIALKLKELHSKYLNNTNNDKNSNTLSISIENLSKLTGIIPSDVVVGLEQLDSLIKNPITNSYGIVINLQKINYIIEKWKNKKYVCLNYSKLLWKPMLFGPSGGINSAPAMPSNPVSNLNNSTNFPSQPVINNSISNIVNFLKDDINNPYSFEEEASKEIECYLDLGQEKEDINLRDNDIDDYIICYPGIDVNLRKKSTPVRQPPKINLLIESGKEPSMSPDTRDVKGVNDLMDDEDIFEDEDEGVVSDESEDYVEDSDIGDEDEEEEEIGEVNEAEQQGGDEVNYSSEQIDDVEEIRIPDYISDQDATNDNFDKTVAQPEGLPLTDRLEYDNPNIHETRKTRSHSNRQAVGPETLTRDTRSRRSPPDHDVPIRTTRFGRQRVHITEESPRLRRRR
- a CDS encoding DEHA2A07524p (similar to uniprot|P34222 Saccharomyces cerevisiae YBL057C PTH2 mitochondrially-localized peptidyl-tRNA hydrolases), with the translated sequence MSQQNLSHLLSVGVISLITGFCISQYCGTKQCSRSKLKDSKKIPKVPVENLSTEDESEYEDDSEDESIDIDSTPLNDVPGEVRMTLIVRQDLKMGKGKAAAQCSHATLALYKKISNPESEAYNPEMVNRWEYGNGQAKITLQVPNQEEMDTLFAQAISLDVNAYIVHDAGRTQIAAGSATVLGLGPAPKLVIDQITKDLKLY
- a CDS encoding DEHA2A07546p (similar to CA1056|IPF17503 Candida albicans IPF17503), producing the protein MSDDLDRVLSTEESALVKDREIERVLNCCPWDYYSILEINPLKKDIQLQNQIKRTYRKKTLLIHPDKVSNPNAPHAFDRLKKAELVLSFDIPESESEIESQDDTSKLYVNEKKRLLAIYNDAENRLLRSKKIIQGDTYSEENYKQILQIVTEILNEEIKQEEIERNFQQQQEAKKMAELKKVQQERELKKKLANKWEDERDIRVNNWRSYTNKIEKPKSKSKKKSGNSKKNVLA